GGCTCAAAACTTAGAGTTGATTTTCAAGATAATGGTAAAGGCATGACTAAAGAAGTACAGAGTAAGATATTTGAACCCTTCCACACGACCAAACGTGGGGCTGGCGGTAGTGGTCTTGGAATGAATATTGTTTATAACCTTATCGTTCAGAAGCTAAAAGGCACAATTAGTTGTCACTCTGAAGTTGGAAACGGCACTAAATTTACAATTTTATCTAACCTTTAACCCAGCCACCTAGCTTATACCAGTTAAAAGGTATTAACTTTTTTAACATAAAACCTGAATTTTCCTAGTTCTTTTTCACGAATTTATCGCTAAATTGTTTATAAACATTAGTGATTAAATTAACACTACCTCTTTCTAGTTCAGACTGTTTTTACTCCGCTAATTTACTTTCTGAATTTCAAGCTGTACTTGGATGATTTTAACGTGAAACATAGAATTAATACCGATACCGAAGTTAAATTTTCTGAATCTGACATCCTCCTATCGACTACAGATTTACAAAGTAATATTACCTATGCCAATGATGAATTTTGCAAAATAGCTGGTTTCACACTAGACGAAATGGTAGGTAAACCTCATAACCTTGTTCGTCACTCTGATATGCCAAAACTGGCTTTCGCTGATTTATGGCAACATCTAAAAAATGGTCAATCTTGGATGGGGCCTGTTAAAAATCGCTGTAAAAATGGTGATTATTATTGGGTAAATGCCTTCGTAACCCCTATCAAAGATAAAAGTGGCCGTTCGGTTGAGTTTCAATCCGTCAGAACCAAGCAAAGCGATGATGTTGTACAAAGAGCTAGCGCTGAATACACTAAAATAAACAATAATCAAAAATCCAATGCTACTGCGGCAAAGTTCGATGCCACTCTTTACATAAGTGCCCTATTGCTCATTAGCTTTTTAGCTTCGCTGGCTGCCGTTTTTAGTTCTGGATTCGATGTTTTAAATTGTGTACTTGTTCTATTTTTAGCATCAGCTAATGGGATTATGTATTTCTGGCGTCAAAAATATTTAGCAATTATAAGCAAAGCAAAACAAGTCTACGATAATCCTTTAATGGCTTATCTGTATTCTGGTACGAATGATCAATCTGGCTTTTTACATCTTGCCCTTGAGATGCAACAAGCTAAATTAAAAGCGGTTGTTGGCCGTGTAAATGATGTGACTATGGGCGTTAATCACAACGCGCAGCAATGCGCAGAGTCAGGTCATAATGTGACTGAACTTTTAAATAAACAAACAGACGAAGTATCACAAATTGTTGTTGCCACAGAGCAAATGACGGCCTCAATCAATGAGCTTTCATCGAGCACAATGCAATCAAATCAAGCTGCCGAAGAGTCAAACCAAGCAACCGAACAAGGCTCACTTGCGGTCAAGCAGACGATAACTTCAATAAGTGAACTTGATGATAAACTCAAGGCCGCGAGTAGCCAAGTAGAAAACTTAATTGAAGGCAATCAACATATTGTGGCAATTTTATCTGAGATAAATGCGATTGCTGATCAAACTAATTTACTTGCTTTAAATGCGGCCATCGAAGCTGCCCGTGCTGGTGATCATGGTCGTGGCTTTGCCGTTGTTGCTGGTGAAGTACGTGCATTGGCCTCACGAACTCAGCAATCCACAGAAGAAATAAACAATGTATTAAATCAGCTCACACACGCTTCGAAACAAGCACAACTTGCCATGAAAGACGGGCTTAATTTGTCGGCTAAAAGTGTTGAACTTGCACATCAAAGCGGTGATAGTTTAGACCACATTAAAGCCCAGTCTATCAAACTAAGTGAACTCAATAGTATCATTGCTCACGCAATGAACGAGCAACTGACAGCAAGCCAAGTTATTGCTACAAACTTAACCTCGGCACAAGACTTTGCTCATGAGTGCACAGAGCTTGGCCATACTTCGCAGCAACTTTGCGAAGCGCTCCTCAGTAAAGTAACAGAGCAAACATCCTTGATTAATCAGTTTAAGTAGCTGTATCAAAACCACTATTATTTGATAAGGTTTATTTTCGGTGTGTGCTGATTAGTACACACCGCATCAAATGCTTCTGCTAGCCGTTCTGTTTCTTTGAATACCTGCTGCCAATATTTAATTCGTGTATCAGCATCAAGTTCAGTAAAGTCTTTACGATCAGGGATTTTTCCATAAGGTAATGAAGCAACAAAGTCAGCTGATGGAGTGATCATCACTACGTTATCATAGTTACTCGGAGTAATGCCGCGCTTTAGGCTCTTATCAAACCAACCCGCTTTAGGGCTGTTATTAAAATGCGGATATAAAATAAGCCCGTCATTATGAATACTTAAGTCAAAGTGGTAATCGATAATACCGCCATCGCGATACATACCAGGCGGTGTTCCTTTAATATTTTTAATGCCCTGCATAACTAATGGGATAGAGCCTGAAGCAAGTAACGCATCGGCTAAATTATCTTCACTAAGTTCAATAGTATGGGTATTGAAAGTATTGTTATCTGAAAACGATAATTGACTATCCGCAGGCTGAAATACATAACGCTCATATTGCTTGCTTAACAAACGCCTATTCATTCTATTGGCTAAATAGCTTTTAGATAACCCCATTAACTGCATCACTTTGTTTTCTGATGCTGTAAAGCCATTCGATTTTGCAACTATAAAGTGGGCTTTAAAAATAGGGTTGTTAATAATTTCGTGAATACCATTTTCAGCAAATACAGTGCTTAATAACTCTCGTGCTTTTGTAGTTATTTCTTCTGGTTTTGCTTTATTTGATGAATAACGTGTTTCAGAGTAAGACTTTGCTAATCGAGATATTGCAGCAACAGGGTCATTTTGTGCAAAACAGGCAGATCTAAATGCACCGGCACTTGACCCTAACAAATTTAGAGGCGTGGTACGGTCT
The nucleotide sequence above comes from Pseudoalteromonas shioyasakiensis. Encoded proteins:
- a CDS encoding methyl-accepting chemotaxis protein; amino-acid sequence: MKHRINTDTEVKFSESDILLSTTDLQSNITYANDEFCKIAGFTLDEMVGKPHNLVRHSDMPKLAFADLWQHLKNGQSWMGPVKNRCKNGDYYWVNAFVTPIKDKSGRSVEFQSVRTKQSDDVVQRASAEYTKINNNQKSNATAAKFDATLYISALLLISFLASLAAVFSSGFDVLNCVLVLFLASANGIMYFWRQKYLAIISKAKQVYDNPLMAYLYSGTNDQSGFLHLALEMQQAKLKAVVGRVNDVTMGVNHNAQQCAESGHNVTELLNKQTDEVSQIVVATEQMTASINELSSSTMQSNQAAEESNQATEQGSLAVKQTITSISELDDKLKAASSQVENLIEGNQHIVAILSEINAIADQTNLLALNAAIEAARAGDHGRGFAVVAGEVRALASRTQQSTEEINNVLNQLTHASKQAQLAMKDGLNLSAKSVELAHQSGDSLDHIKAQSIKLSELNSIIAHAMNEQLTASQVIATNLTSAQDFAHECTELGHTSQQLCEALLSKVTEQTSLINQFK
- a CDS encoding patatin-like phospholipase family protein, whose amino-acid sequence is MIDIYAGPSAAKAIQEQGLSADLFNTFLGASGGPKWFTLFGLDKYLFGEFFKDRTTPLNLLGSSAGAFRSACFAQNDPVAAISRLAKSYSETRYSSNKAKPEEITTKARELLSTVFAENGIHEIINNPIFKAHFIVAKSNGFTASENKVMQLMGLSKSYLANRMNRRLLSKQYERYVFQPADSQLSFSDNNTFNTHTIELSEDNLADALLASGSIPLVMQGIKNIKGTPPGMYRDGGIIDYHFDLSIHNDGLILYPHFNNSPKAGWFDKSLKRGITPSNYDNVVMITPSADFVASLPYGKIPDRKDFTELDADTRIKYWQQVFKETERLAEAFDAVCTNQHTPKINLIK